The Carnobacterium mobile DSM 4848 genome includes a window with the following:
- a CDS encoding DUF4153 domain-containing protein, protein MKLMKNLQNTFQGLIHASNRYPLTVLFLLAIAGINAMAIHQEQENYTRYLFTFFVGTVLSGVAQQVYERFFSKKRERFLLMGGAVLLSIGYYFIIRTTEVYSLEISIKTSVAVFALFLGYVWIPTIRKKLTFNESFMSAFKAFFTTVLFTLIIAAGVSSILFAIDRLLFSVDYKVTLYILNVVFSLFAPLYFLSFTPIYMSQNMRQSSEEERLLKQEQLRQAVSCPKTLAALISYVIIPLTVIYTAILLTYIVLNIRGSFWTNNLLEPMLVSYAVSVILVYILASNIENKVAAVFRKIFPKVLIPIVLFQTIASILKIGEMGITQGRYYVILFGVFATIAGLVFSFLPVRKNGIVAAVLITFCLLSIVPPIDAFTVSRVNQTHLLEEVLVKNNMLENNEIVPNASISEEDKVRITETFDYLERMDYVKDVEWLPSNVATYQQFETTFGFAKEYENQNTNQNGQYVNLDWNGELSLPVKGYDQLIRLDLYGSQTETSEKKTLTFEKDSSVYTLVKQLKDDGYYSLNLTDEKNNELIKIDMKDIFDKILTDKNVQKGTLTVEEATVMKENKQARVKILVESMDAYENQYNGSFYLFIEIK, encoded by the coding sequence ATGAAACTGATGAAAAATTTACAAAATACATTTCAAGGACTCATCCATGCTAGTAATCGTTATCCGTTAACTGTCTTATTTCTTTTAGCCATTGCGGGAATAAATGCAATGGCAATTCATCAAGAACAAGAAAATTATACAAGATACTTATTTACTTTTTTTGTTGGTACAGTGCTTAGCGGAGTGGCTCAACAAGTTTATGAACGGTTTTTTAGCAAAAAAAGAGAACGTTTTTTATTAATGGGCGGAGCAGTTTTATTGTCAATCGGCTATTATTTTATTATTCGAACAACAGAGGTATATAGTTTGGAAATAAGCATAAAAACGAGTGTTGCGGTTTTTGCATTATTTTTAGGCTATGTTTGGATTCCAACGATCAGAAAAAAATTGACCTTTAATGAAAGTTTTATGTCTGCTTTTAAAGCTTTTTTCACAACAGTACTGTTTACATTAATTATTGCAGCTGGTGTCAGTTCGATTCTTTTTGCAATCGATCGGCTACTTTTTTCGGTCGATTATAAAGTTACCTTGTATATACTAAATGTCGTATTTTCTTTATTTGCTCCTTTGTATTTCTTATCTTTTACACCCATTTATATGAGTCAAAACATGAGGCAAAGTTCTGAAGAAGAACGTCTGCTGAAGCAAGAACAGTTGCGACAAGCGGTAAGTTGTCCGAAAACATTAGCAGCTTTAATTTCATATGTGATTATCCCGTTAACAGTGATTTATACAGCTATTCTGTTGACTTATATCGTTCTAAACATTCGCGGCAGTTTTTGGACCAACAATTTACTAGAGCCGATGCTAGTCTCTTATGCGGTGTCTGTCATTCTTGTTTATATCTTAGCGAGCAACATTGAAAATAAAGTTGCGGCAGTATTTAGAAAAATCTTTCCGAAAGTATTGATTCCAATCGTTTTATTTCAAACAATTGCTTCTATTTTGAAAATAGGGGAGATGGGCATTACACAAGGCCGTTATTATGTGATTCTTTTTGGCGTATTTGCTACGATTGCAGGCCTAGTCTTTAGTTTCTTGCCTGTTAGAAAAAATGGCATAGTAGCGGCTGTATTGATCACTTTTTGTCTTCTTTCAATTGTTCCGCCAATCGATGCTTTTACAGTGAGCCGCGTAAATCAAACACATTTATTAGAAGAAGTGCTGGTAAAAAATAATATGCTTGAAAATAATGAGATCGTTCCTAATGCTTCTATTTCTGAAGAAGATAAAGTACGGATTACAGAAACGTTCGATTATTTGGAAAGGATGGACTATGTGAAAGATGTTGAGTGGCTGCCAAGTAACGTTGCAACGTATCAGCAGTTTGAAACAACTTTCGGTTTTGCAAAAGAGTATGAAAATCAGAATACTAATCAGAATGGACAATATGTTAATTTAGATTGGAATGGTGAGCTAAGCTTACCTGTCAAAGGCTATGACCAACTGATTCGTTTGGATTTATATGGTTCTCAAACTGAAACATCTGAGAAAAAAACTCTTACATTTGAAAAAGACAGCTCAGTCTATACACTGGTAAAACAGCTTAAAGACGATGGTTACTACAGTCTTAACTTAACGGACGAGAAGAATAATGAACTCATCAAAATCGATATGAAAGATATATTTGATAAAATCTTAACAGATAAAAATGTTCAAAAAGGAACTTTGACGGTGGAGGAAGCAACCGTTATGAAGGAAAATAAGCAAGCCCGAGTAAAGATATTAGTTGAATCTATGGATGCTTATGAAAACCAATATAATGGAAGCTTTTATCTTTTTATTGAAATCAAATAA
- a CDS encoding M20/M25/M40 family metallo-hydrolase has translation MTTKEIFRKIADERMEEFYDYLRLQSVSTQHRQIPKTVAYVKKMIEKTGGTVQVLDDLGGHPVVYGSFEAGPNGNSAKTLLFYNHYDVQPEDPIGEWDTEPFEPTVRDGILYARGVADNKANFMVRLNALSALLETEGGLPCNVKFLVEGEEENGSPNLKKYLEKYADLFAADACIWEFGGKDKDERFVIEAGVKGIAYFDVTVESAKVDIHSSMAAVVDNAAWRLVQALATMRTVDNEIVVEGFYDNITPPTSLEKEIVSQLPFNEAATKDIYGLTGKLITKDKKVTPNEALVFEPTLTISGLLSGYTDPGIKTVLPKAAAAKIDCRLVPGQEPEHIYEVLRKHLDDHGFQDVKLELIKGMHAFRSDMTDSFVATVTESAQKAYGSDTEIVLSPNSAGSGPMYHFYHYLKLPILSSGVGWGNSRAHAPNESVRLADYYQGTEHIAILLNDFAK, from the coding sequence ATGACAACTAAAGAAATTTTTCGGAAAATAGCTGATGAACGAATGGAAGAGTTTTACGATTATTTGCGTTTGCAATCTGTTTCAACCCAGCACCGTCAAATTCCAAAAACCGTCGCATACGTGAAAAAAATGATTGAAAAAACAGGAGGAACAGTACAAGTACTTGATGACTTGGGGGGACATCCGGTTGTCTATGGTTCCTTTGAAGCTGGCCCAAATGGCAACTCTGCTAAAACACTTCTGTTCTATAATCACTATGATGTGCAACCGGAAGACCCGATTGGTGAATGGGATACTGAACCTTTTGAACCGACTGTTCGCGATGGTATTTTGTACGCTCGCGGTGTAGCCGACAATAAGGCGAATTTTATGGTACGTTTGAATGCCCTTTCGGCTTTACTGGAAACAGAAGGTGGTTTGCCTTGTAACGTCAAGTTTTTAGTTGAAGGTGAAGAAGAAAACGGCAGCCCAAACTTAAAAAAATACTTAGAAAAATACGCTGACTTATTTGCTGCTGATGCTTGTATCTGGGAGTTTGGCGGTAAAGACAAAGACGAGCGTTTTGTAATTGAAGCTGGAGTTAAAGGCATTGCTTACTTTGATGTAACTGTTGAAAGTGCTAAAGTTGATATTCATTCTTCAATGGCAGCCGTGGTAGACAATGCGGCTTGGCGATTGGTACAAGCTCTAGCAACGATGCGCACGGTTGATAATGAAATTGTGGTCGAAGGTTTTTATGATAATATCACGCCTCCTACTTCGTTGGAAAAGGAAATCGTCAGTCAATTGCCTTTTAATGAAGCAGCGACTAAAGATATTTATGGTTTGACAGGCAAATTGATTACAAAAGACAAAAAAGTGACGCCTAATGAAGCTCTGGTCTTTGAACCAACACTGACTATTAGCGGGTTATTGAGCGGCTATACAGATCCGGGTATCAAAACGGTTTTGCCCAAGGCTGCTGCTGCTAAAATTGATTGCCGACTGGTGCCTGGTCAAGAACCAGAACACATTTATGAAGTTTTGCGTAAACATCTGGATGATCATGGTTTCCAAGATGTAAAACTAGAATTAATCAAAGGCATGCATGCTTTTCGTTCAGATATGACCGATTCATTTGTTGCGACTGTTACTGAGTCAGCTCAAAAAGCTTATGGATCAGATACAGAAATCGTTCTTTCGCCGAATAGTGCTGGTTCAGGTCCGATGTACCACTTTTACCACTATTTAAAACTGCCGATATTAAGCAGCGGAGTCGGTTGGGGAAATTCTAGAGCACATGCACCGAATGAGTCCGTCCGATTAGCAGATTATTATCAAGGGACAGAGCATATCGCTATCTTACTGAACGATTTTGCTAAATAG
- a CDS encoding ABC transporter ATP-binding protein — protein MAAIPERNKILEIKNLQQYFNANKKNEVRAVNNLSFHLYEGETFGLVGESGSGKSTTGKMLSKLLEATGGEVLFEGKEINNIKNRKQLLAFRKSVQMVFQDPYASLNPRMTVMDTIAGGIDVYGLAKNKKERAEMVYELLDLVGLSREYATRYPREFSGGQCQRVGIARALAVSPKFIIADEAISALDVSIQAQVVNLLKELKREKNLTYLFIAHDLSMVKYISDRIGVMNNGRILELGPADDLYNAPLHPYTESLLSAIPAPDPIEERKRSRMAYDPAYHEYEDETNVGLHEISPEHYVYCHIDEIPFLKKKQQKMQQA, from the coding sequence ATGGCGGCAATACCTGAACGAAATAAAATTCTTGAGATCAAAAATTTGCAGCAGTACTTTAATGCCAATAAAAAGAATGAAGTTCGTGCAGTAAACAATCTTTCTTTTCATTTGTACGAAGGCGAGACCTTTGGGTTAGTCGGAGAATCGGGTTCAGGAAAATCGACTACCGGGAAAATGTTGTCTAAATTACTCGAGGCTACTGGAGGGGAAGTTCTGTTTGAAGGGAAAGAAATCAATAACATTAAAAACCGGAAACAACTGTTGGCATTTCGTAAATCTGTTCAAATGGTTTTTCAAGATCCGTACGCTTCTTTAAATCCTCGAATGACAGTAATGGACACAATTGCTGGCGGGATCGATGTCTACGGCTTGGCTAAAAATAAAAAAGAACGCGCAGAGATGGTTTACGAGTTATTGGATTTGGTGGGTTTGAGCCGAGAGTATGCCACCCGCTATCCACGAGAATTTTCAGGCGGACAATGCCAACGTGTCGGAATCGCGCGGGCATTAGCTGTCAGTCCTAAATTTATTATTGCTGATGAAGCTATATCTGCGTTAGACGTTTCGATTCAAGCACAAGTCGTTAATTTGTTAAAGGAATTAAAACGTGAAAAAAATCTGACCTACTTGTTTATTGCTCATGATTTGTCGATGGTAAAATACATCAGCGATCGCATTGGAGTGATGAATAATGGTCGGATTTTAGAATTAGGACCGGCAGATGACTTATACAATGCGCCGCTGCACCCGTATACAGAATCCTTGCTGTCGGCTATTCCTGCTCCCGATCCGATTGAAGAACGAAAACGTTCGAGAATGGCTTATGATCCGGCTTACCATGAATATGAGGATGAAACAAATGTCGGGCTGCATGAAATTTCTCCTGAACACTATGTCTATTGCCATATCGATGAAATTCCGTTTTTGAAAAAGAAACAGCAAAAAATGCAGCAGGCCTGA
- a CDS encoding ABC transporter ATP-binding protein, giving the protein MEKEEVLEVKDLAISFKTFEGEVSAVRGVNFDLYKGETLAIVGESGSGKSVSTKAIMRLLPPKNTLLKSGSIQFGEKDLLSLSDKEMQKVRGKEIAMIFQDPMTSLNPTMTIGKQIAEPLIEHQDMDAAAAFDRVKELLHLVGIKEVENRMHHYPHQFSGGMRQRVMIAMALACNPQVLIADEPTTALDVTIQSQILDLMNELKAKINTSIIFITHDLGVVANMADRVAVMYAGKIVETGTVDEIFYNPQHPYTWGLLASMPTLDTEETDLYAIPGNPPNLLYPTIGDAFAPRNEYALEIDFEEEPEVFQVSPTHFAATWLLHPDAPAVTPPNEIVRRKEVYAKLKKQEVG; this is encoded by the coding sequence ATGGAGAAAGAAGAGGTACTGGAAGTCAAAGACTTAGCTATTTCTTTTAAAACATTTGAAGGGGAAGTAAGCGCTGTTCGCGGTGTGAATTTTGATTTATATAAAGGAGAAACACTTGCGATCGTAGGAGAATCCGGATCTGGGAAATCTGTCTCTACAAAAGCAATCATGCGGTTGTTGCCGCCGAAAAACACGCTGCTCAAAAGTGGATCGATTCAATTCGGGGAGAAAGATTTGTTGTCTCTTTCTGATAAAGAAATGCAAAAAGTCAGAGGGAAAGAAATTGCAATGATTTTCCAAGATCCGATGACCTCGCTCAATCCAACCATGACAATTGGCAAGCAAATTGCTGAACCGCTGATTGAACACCAAGATATGGACGCAGCAGCAGCTTTTGACCGTGTGAAGGAATTGCTGCATTTAGTCGGGATCAAAGAGGTGGAGAATCGGATGCATCACTATCCGCATCAATTTTCAGGTGGAATGCGCCAGCGAGTGATGATTGCCATGGCATTGGCTTGTAATCCGCAAGTTTTGATTGCGGATGAGCCGACTACTGCATTGGATGTCACCATTCAATCACAAATTCTCGACTTAATGAATGAATTAAAAGCGAAAATCAATACATCGATTATTTTTATCACCCATGATTTAGGTGTGGTTGCCAATATGGCCGATCGGGTAGCTGTTATGTATGCAGGGAAAATCGTAGAAACCGGAACAGTGGATGAAATTTTTTATAATCCGCAACATCCATATACTTGGGGGCTGCTGGCTTCGATGCCAACATTGGATACTGAAGAAACAGATCTGTATGCTATTCCGGGCAATCCGCCAAATTTATTATATCCGACTATCGGTGATGCTTTTGCTCCTCGAAATGAATATGCATTAGAAATTGACTTTGAAGAAGAACCAGAAGTTTTCCAAGTTTCGCCAACTCATTTCGCCGCTACTTGGCTATTGCATCCAGATGCGCCAGCTGTGACGCCACCTAATGAGATTGTGAGACGTAAAGAGGTATACGCTAAGTTGAAAAAACAGGAGGTGGGGTAA
- a CDS encoding ABC transporter substrate-binding protein, with protein MKEGRLVNKWKLVVGYLMVLSVLAACGTNADSEKKADAAKKVPSDILYMGLTNAPDSFNPLNTPGVSGRWTQRFFYDGLLEMPEPLTFEPALADSFETEDNQHYKIKLNQKAAWTDGTPITADDVVFTYNLIADPEVESVRGMAVSSLEGTNDVGKREAGLTELPNLVAVDDKTVTLKTKTPVDPNYLKEILGFEIFIVPKHILKDIPKKELANADFVTHPTVTSGSYKFVEYAKDDHLELAANEEYYKGAPEIKQLFIRIMNGTNLVTEFQSGGIQANAGGGIGVVPIQDIATLKERNELTVDTNPSYSEQFALLNNGIFKDTSIRQAIAHAINRQQIVDNLLKGEGEVLESAYTSASPYKNEDLKPTPYDPKKAKALIAESDFDMSQEIRLVVPIGNKVREQYANLIEQDLKAVGFNVVQTTYDFPTTLELAQKGEYEIMLMGYAFTVDPDVSTYFASNGASNYSSYNDPESDALLEAGKKATTFEERQKIYNEFQALWQEQMYVLPLYSDSQFAVKRNELTGGVKEFWAGSLSDLSEWTLSGAQ; from the coding sequence ATGAAAGAAGGTAGATTAGTAAATAAGTGGAAATTAGTGGTAGGGTATTTAATGGTTTTGTCGGTATTGGCAGCATGCGGTACAAATGCGGACTCTGAAAAAAAAGCTGACGCAGCTAAGAAAGTACCTTCAGATATTCTTTATATGGGGCTGACCAATGCTCCCGATAGTTTTAATCCTTTAAACACTCCCGGCGTTTCTGGCCGTTGGACACAACGTTTTTTCTATGATGGTTTATTAGAAATGCCTGAACCTCTTACTTTTGAACCTGCACTGGCTGACAGTTTCGAAACAGAAGACAATCAACATTATAAGATCAAATTAAACCAAAAAGCTGCTTGGACTGATGGAACGCCAATTACGGCGGATGATGTAGTTTTTACGTATAATCTGATCGCTGATCCAGAAGTGGAATCGGTTCGCGGAATGGCAGTTTCTTCATTAGAAGGAACAAATGACGTTGGGAAGCGGGAAGCTGGGCTAACGGAACTGCCGAATTTGGTAGCTGTTGACGACAAAACCGTTACATTAAAAACAAAAACTCCAGTGGATCCTAACTATTTAAAAGAAATCTTAGGTTTTGAAATTTTTATTGTACCAAAGCATATTTTAAAAGACATTCCGAAAAAAGAGTTGGCAAATGCTGACTTTGTAACACATCCAACAGTTACAAGCGGAAGTTATAAATTTGTAGAATATGCAAAAGACGATCACTTGGAATTGGCAGCTAATGAAGAGTATTACAAAGGTGCTCCAGAAATCAAACAGCTGTTTATTCGAATTATGAATGGAACGAATCTGGTGACTGAATTTCAATCAGGCGGCATCCAGGCTAATGCCGGTGGCGGCATTGGTGTTGTACCGATTCAAGATATAGCTACTTTGAAAGAACGTAATGAATTAACTGTCGATACGAATCCAAGTTATTCCGAACAATTTGCGTTGCTCAACAATGGAATTTTTAAGGATACTTCCATTCGGCAAGCGATCGCTCACGCTATCAACCGCCAGCAAATCGTAGATAATTTGTTGAAAGGCGAAGGAGAAGTATTAGAGAGTGCCTATACATCAGCTAGTCCATATAAAAACGAGGATTTAAAACCGACTCCGTATGATCCGAAAAAAGCTAAAGCACTCATTGCTGAATCTGATTTCGATATGAGCCAAGAAATCCGCTTAGTTGTTCCAATCGGCAATAAAGTTCGAGAACAATACGCGAATTTGATTGAACAAGATCTAAAAGCAGTTGGGTTTAACGTGGTCCAAACAACCTATGATTTTCCAACAACTTTGGAATTGGCGCAAAAAGGCGAATACGAAATCATGTTGATGGGGTATGCTTTTACAGTTGATCCAGATGTTTCAACGTATTTTGCCTCTAATGGAGCTTCTAATTATTCAAGCTATAACGATCCTGAAAGTGATGCTTTATTGGAAGCCGGCAAAAAAGCTACAACATTTGAAGAACGGCAAAAGATTTATAATGAATTCCAAGCATTATGGCAAGAACAGATGTATGTTCTGCCGTTGTATTCCGATAGTCAATTCGCTGTGAAACGGAATGAATTAACAGGCGGAGTAAAAGAATTCTGGGCAGGTTCTTTGTCTGATTTGTCTGAATGGACCTTATCAGGCGCTCAATAA
- the opp4C gene encoding oligopeptide ABC transporter permease, with protein sequence MAANFNLVSTKRMEQLEQEAEERMLVSQDEGYLKTIAKRFMRNKVAMGGLIVFGLVILMAVFAPLIVNYSPYETTGFFEMAPNSDFLLGTDEVGRDVFSRLVYGARVSLIVGLGSVAIYIVIGATLGLISGYFGGLTDAFIMRLTEVFMSFPYFMVILVLVSLVGPSIWTVTIVLGLLGWPTVCRLVRGSVLTIKDTDFIQAAVSVGHSTPHILFKQILPNVLSPILVNATFGIANSILTEASLSFLGMGVRPPTSSWGNMLSNAQSLTVLADQPWRWVPPGIMILLAVLAINFIGDGLRDAVEGETK encoded by the coding sequence ATGGCAGCTAATTTTAATTTAGTATCGACAAAGAGAATGGAGCAACTAGAACAAGAAGCAGAAGAACGGATGCTGGTATCGCAAGATGAAGGCTATCTCAAAACCATCGCCAAGCGATTTATGCGAAATAAAGTAGCGATGGGCGGTTTGATCGTTTTTGGGCTTGTGATTTTAATGGCCGTTTTTGCGCCTTTGATCGTGAATTACTCTCCTTACGAAACGACCGGTTTTTTTGAAATGGCTCCGAACAGTGATTTTTTATTAGGAACAGATGAAGTAGGAAGAGACGTTTTTAGCCGCTTGGTCTATGGAGCTCGCGTGTCTTTGATTGTAGGTTTAGGATCAGTGGCGATTTACATCGTCATCGGAGCAACTTTAGGTCTGATTTCTGGTTACTTCGGCGGTCTAACAGATGCATTTATTATGCGGCTCACAGAAGTTTTTATGTCTTTTCCTTACTTTATGGTTATTTTAGTTTTGGTCAGTTTGGTCGGACCAAGTATTTGGACAGTGACGATTGTATTGGGACTGCTTGGCTGGCCGACAGTGTGCCGCTTAGTTCGTGGAAGTGTGCTGACGATCAAAGACACCGATTTTATTCAAGCAGCTGTTTCAGTAGGGCACTCAACTCCGCATATTCTATTTAAACAAATATTGCCGAATGTGCTTTCACCCATCTTGGTCAACGCAACTTTTGGGATTGCCAACTCGATTTTAACGGAAGCTTCACTTAGTTTCTTAGGAATGGGAGTTCGCCCGCCAACCTCAAGTTGGGGAAACATGCTGTCAAATGCTCAATCATTGACTGTTTTGGCTGACCAGCCGTGGCGCTGGGTTCCGCCAGGTATCATGATTTTGCTCGCTGTTCTAGCCATTAACTTTATTGGAGATGGTCTTCGCGACGCTGTTGAAGGTGAAACAAAATAA
- a CDS encoding ABC transporter permease has translation MKKYIVKRLVIAVPVLFMVSIFSFLIINLAPGNPVDLYVAPDATSEQIEATKTALGLNQPLPVQYIKWITNLIQGNLGFSYSTRQPVTAILFSRVSPTLQLMGISLIVGYLVAIPLGIYSAVKKNTWVDYFITSSSFLGVSVPNFFLGLGLIYIFALQLAWLPTGGMQILGGNGGVLERIQHLILPVIVLATSISGNMIRYVRSSMIDVLGENYLRTATAKGLKTRDILTKHGFRNALIPIITVIGMDIPKLIGGAVVTEQIFQWPGLGQLMITSINSRDYPVLMAINLLSAIAVLVANISTDILYAVVDPRIKYD, from the coding sequence ATGAAAAAATATATAGTAAAAAGACTCGTGATTGCTGTGCCGGTATTGTTTATGGTCTCCATTTTTTCTTTTCTTATTATTAATCTGGCGCCTGGAAACCCGGTTGATTTATATGTTGCGCCAGATGCAACGTCAGAACAAATCGAAGCGACTAAAACAGCTTTAGGATTAAATCAGCCGTTGCCCGTTCAATACATTAAATGGATCACTAATTTGATCCAAGGAAATTTAGGCTTTTCTTATTCAACTAGACAGCCGGTAACGGCTATCCTTTTCAGTCGTGTGTCGCCGACGCTGCAACTAATGGGCATCAGCTTGATAGTCGGTTACTTGGTAGCTATTCCACTTGGAATCTATAGTGCTGTCAAAAAAAATACATGGGTGGATTATTTTATCACAAGCAGTTCTTTCTTAGGGGTTTCTGTTCCAAACTTTTTCTTAGGGTTGGGTCTGATTTATATTTTTGCTTTGCAATTAGCATGGTTGCCGACTGGCGGTATGCAAATTTTAGGCGGTAACGGAGGAGTGTTGGAAAGGATCCAGCATTTGATTTTACCAGTGATTGTTTTAGCAACAAGCATTTCAGGAAATATGATCCGCTATGTCCGTTCGAGTATGATTGATGTTTTGGGCGAAAATTATTTACGAACAGCCACCGCTAAAGGATTAAAAACAAGAGACATTTTAACGAAACACGGATTTCGCAATGCTTTGATTCCGATCATTACCGTTATTGGGATGGATATACCGAAGTTGATCGGAGGAGCTGTTGTTACTGAACAAATTTTTCAATGGCCAGGTTTGGGCCAGTTGATGATCACTTCGATCAATTCTAGAGATTATCCAGTATTGATGGCCATCAATTTGCTGTCGGCTATTGCGGTTTTAGTTGCTAATATCTCAACGGATATTCTCTATGCTGTAGTGGATCCAAGAATAAAATACGATTGA
- a CDS encoding amidohydrolase, translated as MSYEKWTEELKANFDETVAWRRHLHEYPEPSFEEEQTAAFIVTQLQQMGIEDIQTNVGNGYGIVAKIYGDHSGPTIAFRADFDALRIHEETDVPFQSKNPGIMHACGHDGHTASLLSVAKVLSKHKADLHGNVVLLHQNAEEVVPGGAKSMIEAGCLMGVDYVFGIHIMSVLEAGKIAYSSSYGSAGSDSFQMQIQGKGGHGAAPHTTVDSVMIGTQIVTTLQTLVSRQVDPVQPAVVTFSGFQAGGEANNIIADKAVLRGTIRTLSPEVRDLMEVQVNQMSQSIAAANQGTVKIHYTRGYPSIMNTPLETERLTKVMQEKFGDTEVLEVEAGMGGEDFAYYLQEKPGTFFYVGAKNAAIEANYPHHHPKFKIDETALLRSGEAFLAIAEDYLVNKAD; from the coding sequence ATGAGTTATGAAAAATGGACAGAAGAATTAAAAGCAAATTTTGATGAAACGGTCGCATGGAGACGACACTTGCATGAGTACCCAGAGCCTTCCTTTGAAGAAGAGCAAACAGCAGCATTTATCGTGACCCAATTGCAGCAAATGGGAATTGAAGATATCCAAACGAATGTAGGCAATGGATATGGAATCGTTGCTAAAATTTATGGGGATCATTCTGGTCCCACGATTGCTTTTCGAGCAGACTTTGATGCTTTACGAATCCATGAAGAAACGGATGTCCCTTTCCAATCGAAAAATCCCGGTATTATGCATGCTTGCGGACATGATGGTCATACCGCTTCACTCTTAAGTGTTGCGAAAGTTTTAAGCAAACACAAAGCAGATTTACATGGAAATGTGGTTTTGCTGCATCAGAATGCGGAAGAAGTTGTCCCAGGCGGAGCGAAAAGTATGATTGAAGCAGGTTGCTTGATGGGCGTCGATTATGTTTTTGGTATCCATATCATGTCTGTTTTAGAAGCAGGAAAAATTGCTTATAGTTCATCTTATGGTTCAGCCGGATCTGACTCTTTTCAAATGCAGATTCAAGGAAAAGGCGGACATGGAGCTGCTCCTCATACGACAGTTGATTCCGTTATGATCGGTACGCAAATCGTGACCACTTTGCAAACACTGGTCAGTCGTCAAGTCGACCCAGTACAACCAGCAGTAGTCACTTTTTCTGGTTTTCAAGCAGGTGGCGAAGCCAATAATATTATTGCGGATAAAGCTGTATTGCGAGGTACTATTCGGACACTAAGTCCAGAGGTTCGTGATTTAATGGAAGTACAGGTCAATCAAATGAGCCAGAGCATTGCCGCAGCTAACCAAGGGACTGTCAAAATCCATTATACGAGAGGGTACCCGTCTATTATGAATACACCGCTTGAAACTGAGCGATTAACCAAAGTGATGCAAGAGAAATTTGGAGATACGGAGGTTTTAGAAGTTGAAGCTGGAATGGGCGGCGAAGATTTTGCTTATTACTTACAAGAAAAACCGGGAACCTTCTTTTATGTAGGAGCTAAAAATGCAGCAATTGAGGCGAACTACCCTCACCATCATCCGAAATTTAAAATTGATGAAACAGCACTATTGCGTTCTGGAGAAGCTTTCTTAGCGATTGCAGAAGATTATTTAGTAAATAAAGCTGATTAA